CTCACCGGGGCCAACCCGCTGCAGGCTTCCAGCTGGACCAAGAGCGGGCCGGTCTTTCTTCCCGTCGGCGGGGTGCCGGGGGTGGGGCACGCCAGCTTTACCGTGTCGCCCGACAGCAGCGAATCGTGGATCGTGTATCACGCCAAGACCAGCACCACGCCGGGGTGGGACCGCGTGATCCGCATGCAGAAATTCGGGTGGAACGCGGACGGGTCGCCGGACTTCGGCATTCCGGCGGAGTCCGGGCGCCAGATCGCCATGCCTTCCGGGCAGTGCGCTAACTGAGGCGCCTCGCATCGTCCGGTTGAACTGCCGTTTCACACGGAGGTCACGGAGGATGCACGGAGGGCACGGAGGGCACGGAGGAACTGAGAACAGCAGGTCGCACACAGAGTTAGCAGAGTCAACAGAGAGTAACGGAAGAGATCAGGCGGCATCAGTCCAGTCTGTTACTGTTAACTCTGTTGACTCTGTGTGATTCAAAGCGGTTCTTCCCTGCCCTGACGCTTCGCCGTGCGATAGATTTTCGGTTCCGGGCCGCCTGATGAGCGGGCGGCCCTGCTCATGACCAGCCCAGAGGATTCCGTGCAGACTGTGACCGTGCAGCGCTCCCCTTTCGACCATCTGGCGGACGGAACGCCGGTGGAAGCGTTCACGATGGAGCTGCCCGGCGTGGCGCGGGTGCGGGTGAGCGCCTACGCCGGCGCCGTGCTGTCCATCCACGTCCCCGACCGCGACGGCCGCATGGGAGACGTGGTGCTGGGCTTCGACACGCTGGATGAATACCTGGCGGACGAGTCGTTCCAGGGCGCGCTCATCGGCCGCTCCGGCAACCGGATCGCGCGGGGCCGCTTCACGCTGGACGGCCACGAGCACCAGCTGCTGATCAACAACGCGCCCAACCACCTTCACGGCGGTCCCAGGGGCTTCCACAAGCGCCTGTGGGCCGCTGAAACGGTGGAAACGTCCGAGGGTGCCGGCGTGCGCCTGCGGCTCACCAGCGACGACGGAGACCAGGGCTATCCCGGCACGGTGGATGTGACCGTCACTTACCTGCTGACCAGCGAAGGCGCGCTGCGGGTGGAGTACGACGCGGTGACGGACACGCCCACGCCGGTGAACCTGACCCAGCACACGTACTGGAACCTGACGGCAGACCCGCGTCGCGAGATCCTGGGCCACCGCCTCCGCCTGAACGCGGACGCCATCACGCCGGTGGATGAGACGCTGATCCCCACCGGCGAACTGGCCGCCGTCGAGGGCACCCCGTTCGACTTCCGCGACGAGCAGCCCATCGGCGCGCGCGCGGACGCGGACGACGAGCAGTTGCGGTACGCGGGCGGCTACGACCACAACTTCGCGCTGCGTGGCGCGGGGACGCTGGCGCTGGCCGCGCGGGTGCATGAGCCGGAAAGCGGCCGCGTGCTGGAGGTGCACACCACCCAGCCGGGCATCCAGTTCTACTCCGGCAACTTCCTGGACGGCACCACGGTGGGCAAAGGCGGGATCGCGTACGCGCACCGCACGGGGCTGTGCCTGGAGCCGCAGGCCTATCCCGACGCGCCCAACCATCCCCACTTCTCGTCCACCATCCTGCGCCCCGGCGAGCGCTACTCTTCGCTGATCCTCTACCGCTTCGGCGCGGAATAAGAAAAACAGCCTCACACAGAGCCGCAGAGGCGCAGAGAAAAACAACAGCCACGCCTCCTCTTCTCTCTGTGGCTCTGTGTCTCTGTGTGAGATTTTCTTCTGCTGTTCCTCCGTGCCCTCCGTGCATCCTCCGTGACCTCCGTGTGAAACGGCAGTTCAGCGGAATACGAGAACAAACGAAAGCGGGGGCGCACGATCCGAATCGTGCGCCCCCGCCTTGTCATCAAAGGAAACCGATCAAGGAGGTTCAGACCTCCATGACCTCGGCTTCCTTGGCCTTGACCATCTCTTCCACCTTGGCCACGTACTGGTCCGTCAGCTTCTGCACGTCGCCCTGCTCGCGGCGGATGTCGTCCTCGCTCAGGCCGTCATCCTTCTGGCGCGCCTTGACCTCATCGTTGGCGTCCTTGCGCACCTGCCGCACGGCGACGCGCGCTTCCTCGGCCATCTTGTGCAGCATCTTCACGAACTCCCGGCGCCGGTCCTCGGTAAGAGCCGGAATGGGAATGCGCACCAGGTTGCCGTCGTTGCTGGGGTTGAGCCCCAGGTCCGACTCGCGCAGCGCCTTTTCGATGGCCTTGATCTGGGTCTTGTCCCAGGGCTGAATGGTGAGCATGCGCGGCTCGGGCGCGCTCACCGTGCCCACCTGGTTCAGGGGCATCAGGTTGCCGTAGGCCTCCACCCGCACCGAATCCAGCAGCGCGGGGTTGGCCTTGCCGGTGCGCACGCTCTGGAAGTCGCGGCGCAGCGCCTCGATGGCGCTTTCCATTCGCTGACGGGCTTTCTGCAGGCTGGACATGGCGTTCCGGTCTCCGGATCAGGTCGAAGTAAGGCTCAGTGAACCAGCGTGCCGATGCGCTCGCCGCGCACCACCCGGGACACCGCGCGCGGCGCATCCAGGTTCAGCACCACGATGGGAATGTGGTTTTCCTTGCACAGCGACAGCGCCGCCGCGTCCATCACCCCCAACTCGCGCGACAGCGCGTCCAGGTACGAGATCTCGGGGATGAACTCGGCGTTCGGGTCCTTGTTGGGGTCCGCCGAGTAGATACCGTCCACCTTGGTGGCCTTGATGATCACGTCGGCGTTCATTTCGATCCCGCGCAGCACCGCCGCGGTGTCGGTGCTGAAGTACGGATTCCCCGTTCCGCCGGCAAAGATCACCACGCGCCCCTTTTCCAGGTGGCGCATGGCCCGCCGGCGGATGTACGGCTCGGCCAACTGCTCCATGCGGATG
This Longimicrobium terrae DNA region includes the following protein-coding sequences:
- a CDS encoding galactose-1-epimerase; translated protein: MQTVTVQRSPFDHLADGTPVEAFTMELPGVARVRVSAYAGAVLSIHVPDRDGRMGDVVLGFDTLDEYLADESFQGALIGRSGNRIARGRFTLDGHEHQLLINNAPNHLHGGPRGFHKRLWAAETVETSEGAGVRLRLTSDDGDQGYPGTVDVTVTYLLTSEGALRVEYDAVTDTPTPVNLTQHTYWNLTADPRREILGHRLRLNADAITPVDETLIPTGELAAVEGTPFDFRDEQPIGARADADDEQLRYAGGYDHNFALRGAGTLALAARVHEPESGRVLEVHTTQPGIQFYSGNFLDGTTVGKGGIAYAHRTGLCLEPQAYPDAPNHPHFSSTILRPGERYSSLILYRFGAE
- the frr gene encoding ribosome recycling factor, yielding MSSLQKARQRMESAIEALRRDFQSVRTGKANPALLDSVRVEAYGNLMPLNQVGTVSAPEPRMLTIQPWDKTQIKAIEKALRESDLGLNPSNDGNLVRIPIPALTEDRRREFVKMLHKMAEEARVAVRQVRKDANDEVKARQKDDGLSEDDIRREQGDVQKLTDQYVAKVEEMVKAKEAEVMEV
- the pyrH gene encoding UMP kinase — translated: MSGAADGGTEGLHYPRVLLKISGEALAGEQGFGISPPVVDRLIDEIRHVHEMGVALGLVIGGGNIVRGTKASAEGMDRVSADYMGMLATVINALAIQNSLERKGVETRVLTAIRMEQLAEPYIRRRAMRHLEKGRVVIFAGGTGNPYFSTDTAAVLRGIEMNADVIIKATKVDGIYSADPNKDPNAEFIPEISYLDALSRELGVMDAAALSLCKENHIPIVVLNLDAPRAVSRVVRGERIGTLVH